One Brassica oleracea var. oleracea cultivar TO1000 chromosome C7, BOL, whole genome shotgun sequence genomic window carries:
- the LOC106305824 gene encoding protein disulfide-isomerase 5-4 — MVSTSKIKSVDFYRKIPRDLTEATLSGAGLSIVAALSMLFLFGMELNNYLAVSTTTSIIVDRSSDGDFLRMDFNISFPSLSCEFASVDVSDVLGTNRLNVTKTIRKFSIDSNLRPTGSEFHSGEVLSHVNHDEAGEEVVEDSVSLTSRNFDTLLHQYPISVVNFYAPWCYWCNLLKPSWEKAAKQIKERYDPEMDGRVILAKVDCTQEADLCRKNHIQGYPSIRIFRQGSDLRDNAHHDHESYYGDRDTESLVKMVIGLVEPIHLEPHKLALEDKSDNASKTLKKAPSTGGCRIEGYIRVKKVPGNLMVSARSGSHSFDSTQMNMSHVVNHLSFGRKILPQTFTDLKRLSPYLGQSHDRLNGRPFINQRDLGPNVTIEHYLQIVKTEVLKSNGHAMVEEYEYTAHSSVAHSYYLPVAKFHFELSPMQVLITENSRSFSHFITNVCAIIGGVFTVAGILDSILHQTMTLMKKIELGKNF, encoded by the exons GAGTTAAATAATTATTTGGCTGTCAGCACTACAACGTCCATCATTGTTGATCGGAGCTCTGATGGAGACTTCCTCCGCATGGATTTTAACATAAG CTTCCCATCACTTTCATGTGAATTTGCATCTGTGGATGTCAGTGACGTATTAGGAACT AATAGGCTAAATGTAACCAAGACAATTCGAAAATTTTCTATTGATTCGAATTTGAGACCTACTGGTTCTGAGTTTCACTCTGGGGAAGTTTTATCGCACGTTAATCACGATGAAGCAGGTGAAGAAGTAGTTGAAGATTCTGTATCCCTTACTAGCCGCAACTTCGACACATTGTTACATCA ATATCCTATCTCGGTTGTTAATTTCTATGCTCCGTGGTGCTATTGGTGTAATCTCCTG AAACCATCATGGGAGAAAGCAGCAAAACAAATAAAAGAGAG ATATGATCCAGAAATGGACGGACGTGTCATTTTGGCAAAAGTTGACTGCACCCAAGAAGCTGATCTCTGTCGGAA GAATCACATTCAAGGGTATCCATCCATTCGCATTTTCCGTCAAGGCAGTGATCTTAG GGACAATGCACACCATGATCATGAATCGTACTATGGAGATCGTGATACAGAAAGCTTAGTGAAG ATGGTGATAGGTCTGGTTGAACCAATCCATCTAGAGCCTCATAAACTAGCATTAGAGGACAAATCAGATAATGCATCCAAAACTTTAAAAAAGGCACCTTCTACAGGAGGATGTCGAATTGAAGGATACATACGTGTAAAGAAG GTTCCAGGCAACCTAATGGTTTCAGCTCGCTCGGGATCTCATTCATTTGATTCTACTCAGATGAATATGTCCCATGTTGTTAACCATCTTTCATTTGGGCGGAAGATTTTGCCTCAGACATTCACTGACTTAAAGCGCTTGTCACCGTATCTCGGTCAAAGCCACGACCGTTTGAACGGCCGCCCCTTCATCAATCAACGTGATCTCGGCCCTAATGTTACC ATCGAGCATTATCTTCAAATAGTAAAGACAGAGGTATTGAAAAGTAATGGACATGCAATGGTCGAGGAGTACGAGTACACAGCACATAGCAGCGTTGCTCATAGTTACTATTTACCAGTCGCTAAGTTTCACTTCGAGCTCTCACCGATGCAG GTTCTCATAACCGAAAACTCTAGATCCTTCTCACATTTCATTACCAATGTATGCGCCATTATCGGTGGTGTCTTCACG GTTGCCGGAATCTTGGATTCTATTCTCCACCAGACGATGACACTGATGAAAAAGATTGAACTCGGTAAAAACTTTTGA
- the LOC106303797 gene encoding protein translation factor SUI1 homolog 1-like produces MSELDSQIPTAFDPFADANAEDSGAGTKEYVHIRVQQRNGRKSLTTVQGLKKEYSYSKILKDLKKEFCCNGTVVQDSELGQVIQLQGDQRKNVSTFLVQAGLVKKDNIKIHGF; encoded by the exons ATGTCTGAACTTGATTCCCAGATCCCTACTGCCTTCG ACCCGTTTGCTGATGCGAATGCTGAGGACTCAGGTGCGGGAACAAAAGAGTACGTCCACATCCGTGTGCAGCAGCGCAATGGTAGGAAAAGCTTGACAACCGTCCAGGGGCTGAAGAAAGAGTATAGTTACAGCAAGATACTTAAGGACCTCAAGAAAGAGTTTTGTTGCAACGGAACAGTGGTTCAAGACTCTGAACTCGGACAG GTTATTCAGCTTCAAGGAGACCAGAGGAAGAACGTCTCCACGTTCCTAGTCCAG GCTGGCCTTGTGAAGAAGGACAACATCAAGATCCATGGTTTCTGA
- the LOC106303759 gene encoding 60S ribosomal protein L14-2-like gives MVFKRYVEIGRVALVNYGKDHGKLVVIVDVVDQNRALVDAPDMERIQMNFKRLSLTDIVIEINRVPKKKALIEAMEKADVKNKWEKSSWGRKLIVQKRRASLNDFDRFKIMLAKIKKAGLVRQELAKLKKEITA, from the exons ATG GTTTTCAAGAGGTACGTGGAGATCGGGAGAGTGGCTCTTGTGAACTATGGAAAAGACCATGGAAAGCTCGTTGTTATCGTCGACGTCGTTGACCAGAACAGG GCTTTGGTAGACGCACCTGACATGGAGAGGATCCAGATGAATTTCAAGAGGTTGTCACTTACTGACATCGTGATTGAGATCAACCGAGTGCCAAAGAAGAAGGCTTTGATCGAGGCCATGGAGAAGGCTG ACGTGAAGAACAAGTGGGAGAAGAGCTCGTGGGGTAGGAAGCTCATCGTTCAGAAGCGCAGGGCTAGCCTCAATGATTTCGACAGGTTCAAGATCATGTTGGCCAAAATCAAG AAAGCTGGTCTTGTCAGGCAAGAGCTTGCGAAACTCAAGAAGGAGATCACTGCCTGA
- the LOC106304282 gene encoding napin-1A has protein sequence MANKIFLVCATFAFCVLLTNASIYRTVVEFDEDDTTDQVGPFRPPQKCQREFQQEQHLRACQQWIRQQLAGSPFSENQWGPQQGPSLREQCCNELYQEDQVCVCPTLKQAAKSVRVQGQHGPFQSTRIYQIAKNLPNVCNMKQIGTCPFIAIPFFPPY, from the coding sequence ATGGCTAACAAGATCTTTCTCGTGTGCGCAACTTTTGCCTTCTGCGTCCTCCTCACCAACGCCTCCATCTACCGCACCGTGGTCGAATTCGACGAAGATGACACTACCGACCAAGTAGGCCCATTCCGCCCACCACAGAAATGCCAGAGGGAGTTTCAGCAAGAGCAACACCTAAGAGCTTGCCAGCAATGGATCCGCCAGCAACTTGCGGGATCACCCTTCAGCGAAAACCAGTGGGGTCCTCAGCAGGGGCCGTCGCTACGCGAGCAATGCTGCAACGAGCTTTACCAGGAAGACCAAGTGTGCGTTTGCCCTACTTTGAAACAAGCAGCCAAGTCAGTTAGGGTCCAGGGACAGCACGGACCATTCCAGTCCACCCGCATCTACCAGATCGCTAAGAACTTGCCAAACGTTTGCAACATGAAACAAATTGGAACATGTCCCTTCATTGCCATCCCTTTCTTTCCTCCTTACTAA
- the LOC106303560 gene encoding DDRGK domain-containing protein 1, protein MEEIFALIVSMILIAAVIPLFLWKRRVDSRSREEEDAAPPPPVQARENVGRGTGGGGRRMRRRPAASGGASSSSASNVQENISGSEDEEEDEAGGNQARASKKKEKKRQEREEQRQAEEAARESRSTKQDWYAEMRRKKDEEREAEERKLEEEEKARQAKEEEAAALEFDKWKGEFSVDAEGTTEEVEGGNQDLLSEFVEYIKKQKCVPLEDLAAEFHLRTQECINRIASLESIGRLSGVMDDRGKYIYISMEEMNAVADYIKRQGRVSISHLASKSNQFIDLEPKVQHELTEDISSVVEEISVS, encoded by the exons ATGGAGGAGATCTTCGCTCTGATAGTCTCCATGATCCTCATAGCTGCGGTGATCCCTTTGTTCTTATGGAAACGCCGAGTAGATAGCAGATCACGTGAGGAAGAAGATGCAGCACCTCCTCCGCCG GTTCAGGCGCGTGAAAACGTTGGACGTGGTACTGGTGGTGGTGGGCGTAGAATGCGTCGGAGACCTGCAGCTTCTGGTGGTGCTAGCTCCTCCTCAGCTTCCAATGTTCAAG AAAACATCAGTGGGAGTGAAGATGAAGAGGAAGATGAAGCCGGTGGAAATCAGGCCAGAGCATCAAAGAAGAAAGAGAAGAAGCGGCAGGAACGAGAAGAACAAAGACAG GCTGAAGAAGCTGCGCGTGAGTCAAGGAGTACAAAGCAAGATTGGTATGCAGAAATGCGGAGGAAGAAGGATGAAGAGCGTGAGGCAGAGGAGCGGAAGTTG GAAGAAGAAGAAAAAGCACGACAAGCAAAGGAAGAAGAGGCAGCTGCGTTAGAGTTTGACAAATGGAAAGGGGAGTTCTCAGTTGATGCTGAAGGTACTACAGAGGAAGTGGAGGGTGGGAATCAAGATTTGCTTTCAGAATTTGTTGAATACATTAAG AAACAGAAATGTGTTCCACTTGAAGATCTCGCCGCAGAGTTTCATCTAAGAACTCAG GAATGCATCAACAGGATCGCCTCTTTGGAGAGCATTG GGAGGCTCTCGGGGGTTATGGATGATAGAGGCAAATACATTTACATATCAATGGAAGAGATGAATGCGGTTGCGGATTACATCAAACGTCAAGGAAGAGTTAGTATCTCACATCTAGCAAGCAAGTCTAACCAGTTCATCGACTTGGAGCCCAAAGTGCAACATGAGCTGACTGAAGATATCAGCAGCGTGGTGGAAGAGATCTCTGTTTCTTAG
- the LOC106306990 gene encoding disease resistance protein At4g27190-like — protein MDCLGSALGSFLAEAGRGICRSTYTRATYTIRFKSNINALKNVVNGLVEVQNKVEKDLKTLEIKGKSLHVQLRRWLRDVEEIVSEANSIQEGRVSCALSLRCKRGKKLVVVLDKVNKLQKLGVELLDIFSLEGRSVLVERIIGPSIADQTVASKMLVKVRSCLMRDGVQKIGIWGMGGVGKTTLVRELNNKLWKEADTQPFGMVIWVTVSKEFELGRVQKQIAERLDVEIRLGESEERLASRIYGRLEQVSSFLLILDDVWKPIDLDQLGIPEHKSTKIVLTSRFLEVCQSIKTDIDFRVNYLCEEEAWELFCKNAGEVTRLDRVRPIAKNVSRECGGLPLAIITVGIAMRGKKKVELWKHALKELKSAVPYVKSIEEKIYQPLKLSYDRLQPKMKSCFLFCALFPEDYSIEVSELVRYWIAEGFIDETQNYSYLMNQGITLVENLKDSCLLEEGAHVDTVKMHDVVRDFAIWVMSSSQDDSHSLVMSGIGLCEFPHEKFVPSIRRVSLMNNKLKRLSNQVVKCVELSALLLQGNFHLKELPEGFLISFPALRILNLSGTCIRSLPNSLNKLHELRSLILRDCYYLEEVPSLLGLAKIQILDLCATRIRETPRGLETLNSLRLLDLSRTHHLESIPAGIIPQLSNLEVLDMTLSHFHWGVQGQTQEGQATLEEIARLQRLSVLSIRVVCVPPLSPDYNSWIERLKKFQLFIGPTANSLPSRHDKRRVTISSLNVSEAFIGWLLENTTSLVMNHCWGLNEMLENLVIDSTSSFNMLRSLTVEGFGGSIRPAGGCVAQLDLLPNLEELHLRRVNLGTIRELVGHLGLRFETLKHLEISRCSQLKCLLSFGNFICFLPNLQEIHVSFCERLQELFDYFPGEVPTSASVVPALRVIKLRNLPRLRRLCSQEESWGCLEHVEVISCNLLRNLPISANDAHGVKEVRGETHWWNNLTWDDNTTRETLQPRFIAAGNIPTGSLGMSCYQSSNTIEEASPISTLQESQAEELPVATM, from the coding sequence ATGGATTGTCTAGGCTCAGCCTTGGGTTCTTTCTTGGCAGAGGCAGGGCGTGGTATATGCAGATCAACCTATACTCGAGCCACTTATACCATCCGGTTCAAGTCGAACATCAACGCTCTAAAGAATGTGGTCAATGGCCTTGTTGAAGTTCAGAACAAAGTGGAGAAAGACCTCAAAACGTTGGAAATCAAAGGGAAGTCCTTGCATGTGCAACTGAGGAGATGGCTAAGAGATGTGGAAGAGATTGTCTCTGAGGCAAATTCAATTCAGGAAGGGCGTGTTTCATGTGCTCTGTCCTTGAGATGTAAGCGGGGTAAAAAACTTGTGGTAGTTCTTGATAAAGTCAACAAGCTTCAGAAGCTAGGCGTAGAGCTTCTCGACATATTTTCTTTGGAAGGAAGATCTGTACTAGTTGAGAGAATCATTGGACCCTCGATCGCTGATCAAACAGTAGCATCAAAGATGTTAGTCAAAGTTCGAAGCTGTTTGATGAGGGATGGAGTTCAAAAGATCGGTATTTGGGGTATGGGTGGAGTTGGGAAAACAACACTTGTAAGGGAACTGAACAATAAGCTGTGGAAAGAAGCTGATACGCAGCCTTTTGGTATGGTGATATGGGTTACAGTCTCCAAAGAGTTTGAATTGGGAAGGGTACAGAAGCAAATCGCTGAGAGATTGGATGTGGAAATCAGATTAGGCGAAAGCGAGGAAAGACTGGCTAGCCGGATATATGGAAGGCTTGAGCAAGTAAGTAGCTTTCTTCTCATTCTTGATGATGTCTGGAAACCCATTGATTTAGACCAGTTGGGGATTCCTGAACACAAGTCTACAAAGATTGTCTTGACTTCTAGATTTCTAGAGGTGTGCCAGAGCATCAAAACAGATATTGACTTCAGAGTGAATTACTTATGTGAAGAAGAAGCTTGGGAATTGTTCTGTAAAAATGCTGGAGAAGTAACTAGATTAGATCGTGTTAGACCCATAGCAAAAAATGTTTCTCGGGAGTGTGGTGGATTGCCTTTGGCTATCATCACGGTTGGAATAGCTATGCGGGGGAAGAAGAAGGTGGAGCTGTGGAAACATGCCCTTAAAGAACTCAAGAGTGCGGTGCCTTATGTCAAGAGTATTGAAGAAAAGATCTACCAGCCTCTGAAGTTGAGCTACGACAGGCTCCAGCCAAAGATGAAATCTTGCTTCCTCTTCTGTGCCTTATTTCCAGAGGATTACTCAATCGAAGTATCTGAGCTTGTGAGGTACTGGATTGCCGAAGGGTTCATTGATGAAACACAAAACTATAGCTACTTAATGAATCAAGGAATCACCTTGGTGGAGAATCTGAAAGACTCTTGCTTACTTGAAGAGGGTGCTCATGTTGACACAGTTAAGATGCATGATGTGGTTCGCGATTTTGCCATATGGGTCATGTCTTCCTCGCAAGATGATAGTCACTCTCTTGTCATGTCCGGTATAGGTTTGTGCGAGTTTCCACATGAGAAGTTCGTTCCTTCAATCCGAAGAGTTTCTTTGATGAACAATAAGCTTAAAAGGCTCTCAAATCAAGTGGTAAAGTGTGTTGAACTCTCAGCTTTGCTGCTACAAGGAAACTTTCACTTGAAGGAATTGCCTGAGGGGTTCTTGATATCTTTTCCAGCACTTCGAATTTTGAATCTAAGTGGGACATGCATAAGGTCGTTGCCCAACTCCCTCAACAAGCTTCATGAGCTAAGATCTCTCATCTTGAGAGACTGCTACTACCTTGAAGAAGTTCCTTCCCTTCTAGGGCTTGCAAAAATTCAAATTCTGGATCTTTGTGCCACTCGAATAAGGGAAACTCCAAGAGGGTTGGAAACTTTGAACAGCTTGAGACTACTTGACCTCTCCCGAACGCATCACCTCGAAAGCATTCCAGCAGGAATCATCCCACAGTTATCGAATTTAGAGGTTCTAGATATGACCCTTAGTCATTTCCACTGGGGCGTCCAAGGACAAACTCAAGAGGGGCAAGCAACACTTGAAGAGATTGCGCGCCTCCAACGTTTGTCGGTCCTCTCAATCAGAGTCGTATGTGTTCCACCTCTCTCCCCTGATTACAATTCCTGGATAGAAAGGTTAAAGAAATTCCAGTTGTTTATCGGTCCAACAGCAAACTCTTTACCTTCTAGACATGACAAGCGGAGAGTGACTATTAGTAGTCTCAATGTTTCAGAAGCATTCATTGGATGGTTGCTAGAGAATACAACTTCTCTAGTGATGAACCATTGCTGGGGTCTCAATGAGATGCTGGAGAACTTGGTAATCGATAGCACGAGTAGCTTCAACATGTTAAGATCTCTAACGGTAGAGGGTTTTGGTGGAAGTATAAGACCCGCTGGTGGATGTGTCGCACAGCTGGATCTTCTACCTAACCTTGAAGAGCTTCATCTGCGTCGTGTAAATCTGGGAACCATTAGAGAGCTCGTTGGTCACCTGGGGTTGAGATTTGAGACACTGAAACATCTAGAAATCAGCAGATGTAGCCAGCTCAAATGCCTTCTTTCATTTGGGAACTTCATCTGTTTCCTGCCGAACCTACAAGAGATACATGTTAGTTTCTGTGAAAGGCTTCAGGAGCTGTTTGACTATTTTCCAGGAGAAGTTCCAACCTCTGCTTCTGTGGTACCTGCTCTGCGTGTCATAAAACTAAGGAATCTTCCGCGGTTGAGGAGATTATGTAGCCAAGAAGAGTCATGGGGATGTCTGGAACATGTGGAAGTGATAAGTTGCAATCTTCTGAGGAATCTACCCATAAGTGCAAATGACGCTCATGGAGTCAAAGAAGTAAGAGGAGAAACACACTGGTGGAACAACTTAACTTGGGATGATAACACTACAAGAGAAACTCTTCAGCCTCGTTTCATAGCAGCTGGGAATATACCTACTGGCTCTCTTGGAATGTCTTGCTATCAGAGCTCCAACACAATTGAAGAAGCTTCTCCAATTTCTACTTTACAAGAATCTCAGGCCGAAGAGCTTCCTGTAGCTACGATGTAA